Proteins encoded together in one Erinaceus europaeus chromosome 11, mEriEur2.1, whole genome shotgun sequence window:
- the LOC132541455 gene encoding atherin-like — translation MAAGAAAAERRRRLRLVRRAAGGSERRAPRAPQLSPAPSPRLPLGPPPAPGLGGAAHARPHAPEWTRARRAAPPAAAAATARSPARPPVRPSARARCSLCPPLPLGACVPGPGASPHAYLRRRKPRPPPPPPRLSSPFPAPTATNRRLSRRLLRPPPTRHPARLRLPQSPRRDASIPSSGRSEGQGRQRSDRARREDRQPLRGRQRPSTAHLAGRHAGLARRAFLLLVRAAGSGPRAAQLPSAGRRVEAAAAARCVVSCRAT, via the coding sequence ATGGCGGCGGGAGCGGCGGCTGccgagcggcggcggcggctgaggCTGGTCCGCAGGGCGGCGGGCGGCAGCGAGCGCAGGGCACCGCGGGCCCCCCAGCTTTCCCCGGCCCCCTCCCCGCGCCTCCCCCTCGGGCCACCCCCCGCGCCCGGCCTCGGCGGCGCCGCGCACGCCCGCCCGCACGCGCCAGAGTGGACCCGGGCTCGGCGCGCCGctccccccgccgccgccgccgccaccgcccgctctcccgcccgcccgcccgtccGCCCGTCCGCGCGCGCTCGGTGCTCGCTTTGCCCCCCACTTCCCCTCGGGGCCTGTGTGCCTGGCCCGGGCGCCAGCCCTCACGCGTACCTTCGGCGGCGCAAGCCCaggcctcctccgcctcctccgcgtctttcctcccccttccccgccCCCACTGCCACCAACCGCCGCCTCAGCCGCCGCctcctccgccccccccccacccgccacCCTGCGCGCCTGCGCCTCCCACAATCCCCCCGGCGGGACGCTTCCATTCCCAGCAGCGGCCGGAGTGAGGGGCAAGGTAGGCAGCGGAGCGACCGAGCCCGCCGGGAGGACCGGCAGCCGCTGAGGGGCAGACAGAGGCCTAGCACTGCTCACCTCGCCGGTCGCCACGCCGGGCTCGCGCGCCGCGCCTTCCTGCTTCTGGTCAGGGCGGCGGGGAGCGGGCCCCGGGCGGCCCAGCTCCCCTCTGCCGGCCGGCGGGTGGAGGCCGCGGCGGCTGCGCGGTGCGTCGTTTCCTGCCGGGCGACCTGA